A part of Methanocorpusculum vombati genomic DNA contains:
- a CDS encoding DUF4013 domain-containing protein, which yields MEHAEIITNAYNFTKNAFFSITQFPRWIVLFFYIVGPIIVGFIAATIALQLIVLPILVSILVGPDFGFTREVLSGLLQYLALLLGLSCIFFVPLMQGYCYRLFRSGDSMPDTGNLWGLFFNGWRINITVIIYAIPLIIISVIYMLIFMYFFPDTGMYSTADFLETEGMIYVGTVFSYAAIQFITTLIVLLFAFIGITHLCRTGSIREAVSLKTITGIISKIGWYDYILSLVVMSILYLMVTFVVVSLSQLFSNNIVIMTVLYILYIFALVPITVFFIRYLSEVYDTAFLPEEVDDEEFDFF from the coding sequence ATGGAACACGCAGAGATCATTACGAATGCCTACAACTTCACGAAAAATGCTTTCTTCAGCATTACGCAGTTCCCGCGGTGGATAGTGCTGTTCTTCTATATTGTCGGCCCGATTATTGTGGGCTTCATTGCGGCAACGATTGCATTGCAGCTGATTGTTCTGCCGATTCTGGTGAGTATTCTTGTCGGCCCGGACTTCGGATTTACCCGTGAGGTTCTTTCGGGCCTTTTACAGTATCTTGCTCTGTTGCTCGGACTGTCCTGCATTTTCTTTGTTCCGTTAATGCAGGGGTACTGTTATCGTCTGTTCCGTTCCGGCGATTCGATGCCGGATACGGGAAACCTCTGGGGACTGTTCTTCAACGGCTGGAGAATCAATATTACCGTTATCATCTATGCAATTCCGCTGATCATCATCTCGGTAATCTATATGCTGATCTTTATGTACTTCTTCCCGGATACGGGGATGTACTCAACCGCGGATTTCCTTGAGACGGAAGGAATGATCTATGTGGGAACGGTCTTTTCCTATGCTGCCATTCAGTTTATTACAACGCTGATCGTTCTTTTGTTTGCGTTTATCGGGATTACACATCTCTGCCGGACAGGTTCTATCCGTGAGGCGGTGAGCCTGAAGACGATCACCGGGATTATCAGCAAGATTGGCTGGTACGACTACATTCTGTCGCTGGTGGTTATGAGTATTCTCTACCTGATGGTGACGTTTGTGGTGGTGTCGCTTTCGCAGCTGTTCTCAAACAATATTGTTATTATGACGGTGCTGTATATTCTCTACATCTTCGCGCTTGTGCCGATTACGGTGTTCTTCATCAGGTACCTTTCCGAGGTCTATGACACGGCCTTCCTTCCGGAGGAAGTTGATGATGAGGAGTTTGATTTCTTCTAA
- a CDS encoding MFS transporter — protein MKLQTIFRTSLFLGAFAAMALSNAVVPVLNSIAPDPGMQGAVYSAYFLGAFLMVFPAGMLSDRFGRTPLVRIGLFGTLVSAVVLWISYPDPAAAVALRFAEGLFTGMFVSAAMAFVNSAADHRRLAGGFVALMNVGMVAGLVVSGWLASVQAYAGVLVFGILTGAAGLLSLGLADDAPAQENILPFAAVKDIAVYHKWLWAALFVSCGTTGVVISAYPELSGASADVNGVVTALMSVATAVFVYAASRMRTADSLSVVRVAGILLAVSVPVVLVNPLGMILVGAVFGVITAAVLNYLAETKKPQGVMNGMFNMTQYAGMAALPFAAGLLVLPAGYVGVFLIVAGLNAAAGLLVVRCPCYVQ, from the coding sequence ATGAAACTGCAGACCATTTTCCGCACGTCGCTGTTTCTGGGTGCATTTGCAGCGATGGCTCTTTCCAACGCGGTTGTGCCGGTCTTAAACAGTATCGCACCCGATCCCGGAATGCAGGGAGCGGTGTACTCGGCCTACTTCCTCGGCGCGTTTCTCATGGTGTTTCCCGCAGGGATGTTGTCGGACAGATTCGGGAGGACACCGCTGGTGCGGATAGGTTTGTTTGGAACGCTGGTATCAGCAGTTGTGCTGTGGATCTCCTATCCGGACCCGGCAGCTGCCGTGGCGCTCCGGTTTGCCGAAGGACTGTTCACGGGGATGTTCGTCTCCGCCGCAATGGCGTTCGTAAACTCGGCGGCGGATCACCGCAGACTTGCCGGCGGGTTCGTTGCGCTGATGAACGTGGGCATGGTTGCAGGACTTGTCGTGAGCGGCTGGCTTGCATCCGTGCAGGCCTACGCAGGCGTTCTGGTATTCGGAATACTGACGGGGGCGGCAGGACTGCTGAGTCTGGGACTTGCGGATGATGCGCCCGCACAGGAAAATATTCTGCCGTTTGCGGCGGTGAAGGATATTGCGGTATATCACAAATGGCTGTGGGCAGCCCTCTTTGTATCCTGCGGAACGACCGGTGTGGTCATCTCCGCATACCCGGAGCTTTCCGGTGCGTCGGCTGACGTGAACGGTGTGGTGACGGCGCTGATGAGTGTGGCAACGGCAGTGTTTGTGTATGCGGCATCACGGATGCGAACCGCAGATTCCCTTTCGGTGGTGCGGGTCGCAGGCATTCTGCTTGCCGTTTCCGTACCTGTTGTGCTGGTGAATCCTCTCGGCATGATCCTTGTCGGCGCCGTGTTCGGCGTGATTACCGCGGCGGTTCTGAACTATCTTGCAGAGACAAAAAAACCGCAGGGCGTGATGAACGGGATGTTCAATATGACGCAGTATGCGGGAATGGCAGCTCTGCCGTTCGCCGCAGGACTGCTGGTGCTGCCGGCCGGATATGTCGGGGTGTTTCTGATCGTCGCTGGCCTGAATGCGGCGGCAGGACTGCTGGTCGTCCGCTGCCCGTGTTATGTGCAATAA